The following proteins are encoded in a genomic region of Candidatus Nitrospira nitrificans:
- a CDS encoding nucleotidyltransferase family protein gives MRAMILAAGLGTRLRPLTHTIPKPLLPVDGVPLIVWNLLLLKRHGFRQVVINLHHLGPMIEQALGTGSKFGIRILYSNEPVILGTGGGIKQAEPHFSGEPVLILNGDTLVELDLEALCDFHRASNAAATLVLREDSEAARWGLVEVGEKGRILRITGRGLADSVPAMPRMFAGIHILHPRLLRQVPKGVASSIIDPYVRAIEQGEPVLGYDLHGYWSDIGTAERYAQAERDVRAGLIRLEARQLAESRAPLG, from the coding sequence ATGCGAGCAATGATTTTAGCGGCCGGTCTTGGCACCCGCCTGAGACCGCTGACGCACACCATTCCGAAACCGTTGTTGCCGGTCGATGGGGTGCCGCTCATCGTCTGGAATCTCTTGCTGCTGAAGCGGCATGGGTTCCGTCAGGTCGTCATCAATTTGCATCATCTGGGGCCGATGATCGAACAGGCCTTGGGCACCGGGTCGAAATTCGGGATTCGGATCCTCTACTCCAATGAACCGGTCATTCTGGGGACCGGCGGTGGGATTAAACAGGCTGAGCCCCATTTTTCGGGGGAGCCGGTGTTGATTCTCAACGGAGATACGCTGGTGGAGTTGGATCTTGAGGCGCTCTGCGATTTTCATCGCGCCAGCAACGCGGCGGCAACCTTGGTGCTCCGGGAAGATTCGGAGGCAGCCCGTTGGGGGCTGGTTGAAGTGGGAGAGAAAGGGCGGATCCTGCGTATCACCGGAAGAGGGCTTGCGGATTCCGTTCCAGCGATGCCTCGTATGTTCGCCGGGATTCACATCTTGCATCCTCGGTTGCTCCGGCAGGTGCCGAAAGGAGTGGCCTCCTCGATCATCGATCCGTATGTGAGAGCCATCGAGCAGGGAGAACCGGTGCTCGGGTATGATCTGCATGGGTATTGGTCGGACATCGGCACGGCCGAGCGCTACGCACAGGCGGAACGGGATGTCCGAGCGGGATTGATTCGTTTGGAAGCCCGTCAGCTTGCCGAATCGCGCGCGCCGCTTGGCTAG
- a CDS encoding aminoglycoside phosphotransferase family protein, translating into MLPARPTSIKAPLLSPPDYTLIAQAVETRFSPGLVLKALTPLAGDASNRRYYRATVSGGPPHTVIVMQLAEPEGFKQSEEAVSGGIHQISELPFINIMSHLAKTKVPVPALHYYDQSAGLLYLEDFGDVTLAEAVSQADAPSVESRYKQAINVLVQMQVHATTPADPGCLAFHRSFDVPLLMWEFDHFLEYGVVARRGSPLPEEDATAIRREFERIAELLAGQPRVFTHRDYHSRNLMVDGLRLGVIDFQDALMGPATYDLASLLRDAYIRLDETLVDDLVEYYLDQLAERRFVWTNRAAFRRLFDLTSIQRNLKAAGRFVYIDRVKGNSKFLADIPRVLSYVKRNLEKHPELDMLRKRLTPYVPELQ; encoded by the coding sequence ATGTTGCCGGCCCGTCCCACGTCTATCAAGGCTCCGCTGCTGTCTCCTCCCGACTATACCCTCATCGCCCAGGCCGTCGAGACTCGTTTTTCTCCCGGCCTCGTTTTGAAGGCGCTGACGCCATTGGCAGGTGATGCCTCCAATCGGCGCTACTATCGGGCCACCGTTTCAGGCGGGCCACCACATACTGTGATCGTGATGCAGCTGGCTGAGCCGGAAGGTTTCAAACAGTCTGAAGAGGCGGTCAGTGGGGGGATCCATCAGATTTCTGAACTACCCTTCATCAACATCATGTCGCATCTGGCCAAAACGAAGGTGCCGGTGCCGGCACTCCACTACTATGATCAATCCGCGGGGTTGCTGTACCTGGAAGACTTCGGAGATGTGACATTGGCGGAGGCCGTCAGTCAGGCGGATGCGCCGAGCGTGGAGTCACGGTACAAACAGGCCATCAATGTCCTGGTGCAGATGCAGGTCCACGCCACGACGCCGGCGGATCCTGGGTGCCTGGCGTTTCACCGCAGTTTCGATGTGCCCTTGCTGATGTGGGAGTTCGATCATTTCCTTGAGTATGGCGTGGTGGCGCGTCGCGGCAGCCCGTTGCCTGAAGAGGACGCCACGGCGATACGACGGGAGTTCGAAAGGATTGCGGAATTGCTCGCCGGGCAGCCACGCGTCTTTACGCATCGCGATTATCACTCTCGCAATTTGATGGTCGACGGGCTTCGGCTCGGCGTGATCGACTTTCAGGATGCGTTGATGGGACCGGCAACCTACGACCTAGCCTCACTCTTACGGGACGCTTACATCCGACTCGACGAAACCCTCGTTGACGATTTGGTGGAGTACTACCTCGATCAACTGGCCGAACGGCGATTCGTTTGGACCAATCGTGCCGCGTTTCGACGGCTCTTTGACCTGACGAGCATTCAGCGCAATTTGAAGGCGGCCGGCCGGTTTGTCTACATTGATCGGGTCAAAGGCAACTCGAAGTTTTTAGCCGATATTCCTCGCGTCTTGAGCTACGTCAAACGCAATCTTGAAAAACATCCGGAGCTGGATATGCTTCGGAAGCGCCTCACGCCGTATGTGCCGGAGCTGCAGTAA
- a CDS encoding VanZ family protein, with amino-acid sequence MMVIFLRYWGPVCGYAGLIFYLSVQPHPDEQLPFVTHFSDKVLHAIEYAVFGALCYRALRGSGNDAWRQQAIPMAILLASMYGMSDEIHQAFVPFRDANWLDWVADTVGAAIGVTVMHRVSSLRPVGSMPEALR; translated from the coding sequence ATGATGGTGATATTTCTTCGGTACTGGGGGCCGGTGTGCGGATATGCCGGGCTCATTTTTTATTTATCCGTGCAGCCTCACCCTGACGAGCAGTTGCCGTTCGTCACGCATTTCAGTGATAAAGTTTTGCATGCGATCGAGTATGCGGTATTCGGCGCGTTGTGCTACCGGGCTCTTCGGGGAAGCGGGAATGATGCGTGGAGACAGCAAGCGATTCCGATGGCCATCCTTCTGGCCTCAATGTATGGGATGAGCGACGAGATCCATCAGGCCTTTGTCCCATTCCGGGATGCCAACTGGTTGGATTGGGTGGCGGATACGGTCGGAGCTGCGATCGGAGTGACCGTCATGCATCGGGTGTCGAGTCTCAGGCCGGTAGGCTCGATGCCAGAAGCGCTGCGGTAA